The Tetrapisispora phaffii CBS 4417 chromosome 5, complete genome genome segment AGGCAACTGAGTCAACAAGGGATAGATGAATTGGTTATCAGATAAACAACCAATCATGACAATATcgaaatttattttatctttgTGAATCcattgatttaattttggGACCATCTGATCCAGCCCAATTTTACAACCATACGGTTTCGAAGAATACTCTAATATTTGCTTCTCTTTGATCTCCAAtaatcttttcaatttagGATATCCCTCTACGGTATTTTCGATATTAGCAACATATTTTTGTGGGAATGATTTTCTATGCACATAATTATTGGAATAGTCATTTGAGTGGAATTTCTTAGCAGGTTTGAAACTGACATGCTTAGTTTTTGGTGGTGTTCCTGCTTTAGAATCTAAATACAAATCATCAGTAAACATCACGATAgtaaaacaaaagaaaatatatggTATGTAGCTGCGTGTTAATCCAATCGTGTTAGTGCTTTACTTATTTGTGTGTatgaacaaaaataaaattgctAGCACTAACAgatagaaaatataaatgtgCAATAAGGTATCCTTTATATacaagtatatatatatattatgcACCTTCAATATTTGTAGAAGGATTGTTTCATAAAGGTATTATAAAACTCATCTGCGTAGCAACaactatttatatttatatagaGATCTCTCTTTATTTTAGTTGTAAGCGTTTAAGGAAGTGGCAGGTTTTGAGGTTCGCGTATTAAGAGATCACCGGTAGCgagaaaaatcaaaaagcGTTCCACTTTGAAACTTCTGAAACATATTTGAATCGTTTTTGGTTTTAGAAAGTTTCAGTTAATAAACCATTGAAGGTAGTCAAATATAATGTTGAAACGTGAAACCTTTGTTGAGAAAgaacatttatatatggagattattatatatttagttttTAATGGTATTTAaaagttattttatttatacaTAGTGATGAATGGCAGTCGTTTATGCTTGAagattgattttatttttacttattttctatttacTGACTTAgtataattaaattaaatctCTGTTtagtatttatttttattttttacaaATTTATTCCCAATTTCCCCAGAATACATTACATTATACATGAATGaatgtaatatatttttattttgtacCTGTATGTATGCGTAGTGTAAAcaattaattgtttttatatttgatttttttttttcatttttgatctttttattgtttttttagttacttgttaatttttttggaattCTTAGATTGATTGAACTTGAATCGGATTACACTTCTCTATAAAATCTGCCcatttctaattcttcGATCGCAGACTCGATGAcgtcatcatcatcgtcatcTTCCATCATTTCCACAGCGTTGTATTTCAGCATATCCCAACGTCTCCAGAAATCAACACAGTCTTGATATTCATTTGAATCATAAATATCCTCCAAATCTTCTTTTGCTCTAGCCAATCTACATTTCAGCGATTGTAATTTCACCGAATCTGGTAGATTCGAAACGGTTCTCACATCCGAGCCGCTATCGGTTTCATATTCTGTGATATTTGTTACTTCCGATTTATAGTCTTCGTAATCGGATTCACAACTGTAATCCGATCCTTCTTCAAGTTCATTATCGGTAAGAACCAATGGCTTACAGGTGTTTGAATTAAATGactttatttgtttatttgttaCTTTTGGCTTCATAGATAGAAAATCATCATTGGACGTGGTCCTATCACTGTTAGTGCCAATTGTAGTTGTATTGTAAGATACTGGTGAGTTCGAAGACAAAGAAGCAGGTGAAATTGggtaattgtttttattgcTTGAATCGCCATAGACCAGCGCCTCAGCATTTGCAGTAGTATTACAATAACGTCCCCAGACTTCATCTATACATTGTGTGATGTAATCAAAACAGCGCTCCCTTGCAACTAAATCATCTCTGAAAAGTTGTGAATGTTTTCTTTGAGAAACCGAGAACGAGCCAGATCTTGAATTTATAGATGACCTCCTTATAGTTTCATCTTTTATGc includes the following:
- the TPHA0E03950 gene encoding uncharacterized protein (ancestral locus Anc_1.11), whose protein sequence is MAVSFKRICSDVNISGPDYKKKELVFKLTDNNTSSKVSSNASSSSSKNGSADVGLQNYKNFIKQYSCSDQNTTSMDSDENLGVFTKSSSNYRYNTDSNDFNDTNTITNTNNNDNNNDNSIKDETIRRSSINSRSGSFSVSQRKHSQLFRDDLVARERCFDYITQCIDEVWGRYCNTTANAEALVYGDSSNKNNYPISPASLSSNSPVSYNTTTIGTNSDRTTSNDDFLSMKPKVTNKQIKSFNSNTCKPLVLTDNELEEGSDYSCESDYEDYKSEVTNITEYETDSGSDVRTVSNLPDSVKLQSLKCRLARAKEDLEDIYDSNEYQDCVDFWRRWDMLKYNAVEMMEDDDDDDVIESAIEELEMGRFYREV